From a single Cupriavidus taiwanensis LMG 19424 genomic region:
- a CDS encoding tetratricopeptide repeat protein: MSKAHPSRAAMLAGMLCAWLLVPTAAGAPQPPPPAQAQTRDAVAAYESGRFDEALRGFAGAARQGNRLAQFNYAMMLLRGEGTAARPQEALVWLRKAADNGMTHAQYTWGDLYERGQLVPKSLEEANRWYERAAQGGHVQAQMELATNYFTGRGVPRDYGQAFAWYQRAASAGDGGAQYIVGSFYERGEPGVVDQDIEQAKIWYARAAARGDTGALAKLRSLLEETVKGRAGM, from the coding sequence ATGTCGAAAGCCCATCCCTCGCGTGCCGCCATGCTGGCCGGCATGCTTTGCGCATGGCTGCTTGTGCCAACCGCCGCCGGCGCCCCCCAGCCGCCTCCGCCCGCGCAGGCGCAGACCCGCGATGCGGTAGCGGCTTACGAATCTGGCCGCTTCGACGAGGCCTTGCGGGGTTTTGCCGGCGCCGCGCGCCAGGGCAACCGACTCGCACAATTCAACTACGCGATGATGCTGCTGCGCGGCGAAGGCACCGCCGCGCGGCCGCAAGAGGCGTTGGTATGGCTGCGCAAGGCGGCCGACAACGGCATGACCCATGCGCAATACACCTGGGGCGATCTTTACGAGCGCGGCCAGCTGGTGCCGAAATCGCTGGAAGAGGCGAACCGCTGGTATGAGCGCGCGGCGCAGGGCGGCCACGTGCAGGCGCAGATGGAACTGGCGACGAACTATTTCACCGGACGCGGCGTGCCGCGCGACTACGGGCAGGCGTTTGCGTGGTACCAGCGCGCGGCGAGCGCGGGAGACGGTGGCGCGCAGTACATCGTCGGCAGCTTCTATGAGCGTGGCGAGCCCGGCGTGGTCGACCAGGATATCGAGCAGGCGAAGATCTGGTACGCGCGCGCCGCGGCGCGCGGGGACACGGGGGCGCTGGCGAAGCTGAGGTCGCTGCTGGAGGAGACGGTGAAGGGGAGGGCGGGGATGTAG
- the gatB gene encoding Asp-tRNA(Asn)/Glu-tRNA(Gln) amidotransferase subunit GatB encodes MQWEVVIGLETHAQLSTASKIFSGTSTAFGAEANTQASPVDLALPGVLPVLNQGAVERAIQFGLAIGATIAPRSIFARKNYFYPDLPKGYQISQYEIPVVQGGTITIQVEGRKGEFYEKTVNLTRAHLEEDAGKSLHEDFAGMTGIDLNRAGTPLLEIVTEPDMRSAAEAVAYAKALHSLVVWLGICDGNMQEGSFRCDANVSVRPVGQKEFGTRREIKNLNSFRFLQQAIEYEVQWQIAEIEDGRKIQQATVLFDPDTGETRAMRTKEDAHDYRYFPDPDLMPLEIEPAWVERVRDALPELPAAMQARFVSQYGLSAYDATTLTATKAFAAYYEAVVADAGAANAKPAANWLMGDVSSQLNREGIAIDDAPVRPAQLAKLLARIADGTVSNNTAKKDVFPAMWAGEHDGDADAIIAAKGLKQMSDSGELEKIIDDVLAANAKSVEEFRSGKEKAFNALVGQAMKATRGKANPAQVNELLRKKLG; translated from the coding sequence ATGCAATGGGAAGTGGTGATCGGCCTCGAAACGCACGCGCAGCTGTCGACGGCCTCCAAGATTTTTTCCGGCACCTCCACCGCCTTCGGCGCCGAGGCCAACACGCAGGCGTCGCCGGTGGACCTGGCGCTGCCGGGCGTGCTGCCGGTGCTCAACCAGGGCGCGGTCGAGCGCGCCATCCAGTTCGGCCTGGCGATCGGCGCCACCATCGCGCCGCGCAGCATCTTCGCACGCAAGAATTACTTTTACCCGGACCTGCCCAAGGGTTACCAGATCAGCCAGTACGAGATCCCGGTGGTCCAGGGCGGCACCATCACCATCCAGGTCGAAGGCAGGAAGGGCGAGTTCTACGAGAAGACCGTCAACCTGACGCGCGCGCACCTGGAAGAAGACGCGGGCAAGTCGCTGCACGAAGACTTTGCCGGCATGACCGGCATCGACCTGAACCGCGCCGGTACGCCGCTGCTGGAAATCGTCACCGAGCCCGACATGCGCAGCGCCGCCGAAGCGGTGGCCTACGCCAAGGCGCTGCACTCGCTGGTGGTGTGGCTGGGCATCTGCGACGGCAATATGCAGGAAGGCAGCTTCCGCTGCGACGCCAACGTGTCGGTGCGCCCGGTCGGCCAGAAGGAATTCGGCACGCGCCGCGAGATCAAGAACCTGAACTCGTTCCGCTTCCTGCAGCAGGCCATCGAATATGAAGTGCAGTGGCAGATCGCCGAGATCGAGGACGGCCGCAAGATCCAGCAGGCGACCGTGCTGTTCGACCCGGACACCGGCGAGACCCGCGCCATGCGCACCAAGGAAGACGCGCACGACTACCGCTACTTCCCCGACCCCGACCTGATGCCGCTGGAGATCGAGCCGGCCTGGGTCGAGCGCGTGCGCGATGCGCTGCCGGAGCTGCCGGCCGCGATGCAGGCGCGCTTCGTGTCGCAATACGGCCTGTCGGCGTATGACGCGACCACGCTGACCGCGACCAAGGCCTTCGCCGCCTACTACGAGGCCGTGGTTGCCGACGCCGGCGCCGCCAACGCCAAGCCCGCCGCCAACTGGCTGATGGGCGACGTGTCGTCGCAGCTGAACCGCGAAGGCATCGCCATCGACGACGCACCGGTCCGGCCGGCGCAGCTGGCAAAGCTGCTGGCGCGCATCGCCGACGGTACGGTGTCGAACAACACCGCCAAGAAGGACGTGTTCCCGGCCATGTGGGCGGGCGAGCACGACGGCGACGCCGACGCCATCATCGCGGCCAAGGGCCTGAAGCAGATGTCCGACAGCGGCGAGCTGGAGAAGATCATCGACGACGTGCTGGCCGCCAATGCCAAGTCGGTCGAGGAATTCCGCTCGGGCAAGGAAAAGGCGTTCAACGCGCTGGTCGGCCAGGCAATGAAGGCGACCAGGGGCAAGGCCAATCCGGCGCAGGTGAATGAGTTGCTGAGGAAGAAGCTGGGGTAA
- a CDS encoding dienelactone hydrolase family protein, giving the protein MVHAPVTPQHAPRPARPAGAWLSAAVALGCSAWLAGAAAHTPDLPAPALDAPAPLTPAGVLAPNAVSRAAPASSAAARAAVAPVPAQRVQLRGDAATPALTAYWFLPREGATPRALPVVVALHGCGGLLAQGARRDGTTAATSTVAGTTDVSALLQQRYREYAHWLTERGYAVLMPDSFSARGKPHGICAEPIDNRAIDERTRRADALAALRWVAQQPAVDASRIVLLGWSNGAQAVLATVDASRPWPAGTPPVERAVAFYPGCKRAVQQHSFRLRSPLLLMIGGADDWTPATRCAMLQSAVQARQPGARFRLEIYPGAYHGFDGTSELHRRTDVPAAAMRKSQSVTVGGDAVARVAALAQLDSWLASPDP; this is encoded by the coding sequence ATGGTCCACGCACCCGTCACTCCGCAACACGCGCCGCGCCCCGCACGTCCGGCGGGCGCGTGGCTGAGCGCCGCGGTGGCGCTGGGATGCAGCGCATGGCTGGCCGGCGCCGCGGCGCATACGCCGGACCTGCCGGCACCCGCGCTGGACGCACCGGCACCGCTGACGCCGGCGGGCGTGCTGGCGCCCAACGCGGTGAGCCGGGCCGCGCCCGCTTCTTCGGCGGCGGCCAGGGCTGCCGTCGCGCCCGTGCCCGCGCAGCGGGTCCAGCTGCGCGGCGATGCCGCCACGCCGGCGCTGACCGCCTACTGGTTCCTGCCGCGCGAAGGCGCCACGCCGCGGGCGTTGCCCGTGGTGGTGGCGCTGCACGGCTGCGGCGGCCTGCTGGCCCAGGGCGCGCGGCGCGACGGCACGACGGCCGCCACGAGCACCGTCGCCGGCACGACGGATGTTTCCGCACTGCTGCAGCAACGCTACCGCGAATACGCGCACTGGCTCACCGAACGCGGCTATGCGGTGCTGATGCCCGACAGCTTCAGCGCGCGCGGCAAGCCCCACGGCATTTGCGCCGAGCCCATCGATAACCGCGCCATCGACGAGCGCACCCGCCGCGCCGACGCGCTCGCCGCGCTGCGCTGGGTGGCGCAGCAGCCCGCGGTCGACGCCTCGCGCATCGTGCTGCTGGGCTGGTCGAACGGCGCGCAGGCAGTGCTGGCCACCGTCGATGCCAGCCGCCCGTGGCCGGCCGGCACGCCGCCGGTCGAGCGCGCGGTGGCGTTCTACCCGGGCTGCAAGCGCGCGGTGCAGCAGCACAGCTTCCGCCTGCGCTCGCCGCTGCTGCTGATGATCGGCGGCGCCGACGACTGGACCCCGGCAACCCGCTGCGCCATGCTGCAGAGCGCAGTGCAGGCGCGCCAGCCGGGGGCGCGCTTCCGGCTTGAAATCTACCCGGGCGCCTATCACGGCTTCGATGGCACCAGCGAGCTGCATCGGCGCACCGACGTGCCCGCCGCCGCCATGCGCAAGAGCCAGAGCGTCACCGTTGGCGGCGACGCGGTGGCGCGCGTGGCCGCGCTGGCACAGCTCGACTCCTGGCTGGCCAGTCCCGACCCCTGA
- the gatA gene encoding Asp-tRNA(Asn)/Glu-tRNA(Gln) amidotransferase subunit GatA, with protein MPFSADSVTSLRQLADALAARTVSAEELAREYLARIEQAAALNAFIHVDAELTLAQARAADERRARGEAAPLTGVPVAHKDVFVTRGWRATAGSKMLGNYESPFDATVVERMAAAGMVTLGKTNMDEFAMGSSNENSHFGPVRNPWDAGRVPGGSSGGSAAAVAAGLAPAATGTDTGGSIRQPASFSGITGIKPTYGRVSRYGMIAFASSLDQGGPMAHTAEDCALLLNAMAGFDPKDSTSIPPAQGGVDEDYTRLLGQPRAGATAERPLAGLRIGLPREYFGKGLSADVEQAVRAALAEYEKLGATLVEVSLPKTELSIPVYYVIAPAEASSNLSRFDGVRYGHRAAEYRDLLDMYKKTRAEGFGAEVKRRILVGTYVLSHGYYDAYYLQAQKIRRIIADDFQRAFAQCDVIMGPVAPTVAWKLGEKTSDPVQMYLADIFTLSTSLAGLPGMSVPCGFGEGNMPVGLQLIGNYFDEARLLQAAHAFQQATDWHLRRPAKA; from the coding sequence ATGCCCTTTTCCGCTGATTCCGTGACCTCCCTGCGCCAGCTAGCCGACGCCCTGGCCGCGCGCACCGTCTCCGCCGAGGAACTCGCGCGCGAGTACCTGGCCCGCATCGAGCAGGCCGCCGCGCTCAACGCCTTTATCCATGTCGATGCCGAGCTGACCCTGGCCCAGGCCCGCGCCGCGGACGAACGCCGCGCGCGCGGCGAGGCCGCGCCGCTGACCGGCGTGCCGGTCGCGCACAAGGACGTGTTCGTCACGCGCGGCTGGCGCGCCACCGCCGGCTCGAAGATGCTCGGCAACTATGAAAGCCCGTTCGACGCCACCGTGGTCGAGCGCATGGCCGCCGCCGGCATGGTCACGCTGGGCAAGACCAACATGGACGAGTTCGCGATGGGCTCGTCCAACGAGAACTCGCATTTCGGCCCGGTGCGCAACCCGTGGGACGCCGGCCGCGTGCCCGGCGGCTCGTCGGGCGGCTCGGCCGCGGCCGTCGCCGCCGGCCTCGCGCCCGCCGCCACCGGCACCGACACCGGCGGCTCGATCCGCCAGCCGGCATCGTTCTCGGGCATCACCGGCATCAAGCCGACCTACGGCCGCGTGTCGCGCTACGGCATGATTGCCTTCGCCTCGTCGCTGGACCAGGGCGGCCCGATGGCCCACACCGCCGAGGACTGCGCGCTGCTGCTCAACGCCATGGCCGGCTTCGACCCGAAGGACTCGACCAGCATCCCGCCCGCGCAGGGCGGCGTGGACGAGGACTACACCCGCCTGCTGGGGCAGCCGCGCGCCGGCGCTACGGCCGAGCGCCCGCTGGCGGGCCTGCGCATCGGCCTGCCCCGGGAGTACTTTGGCAAGGGCCTGTCGGCCGACGTGGAACAGGCCGTGCGCGCCGCGCTGGCCGAATATGAAAAGCTGGGCGCCACGCTGGTCGAGGTGTCGCTGCCCAAGACCGAGCTGTCGATCCCGGTGTACTACGTGATCGCGCCGGCCGAGGCCTCGTCGAACCTGTCGCGCTTCGACGGCGTGCGCTACGGCCACCGCGCCGCCGAGTACCGCGACCTGCTCGACATGTACAAGAAGACCCGCGCCGAAGGCTTCGGCGCCGAGGTCAAGCGCCGCATCCTGGTCGGCACCTACGTGCTGTCGCACGGCTACTACGACGCCTACTACCTGCAGGCGCAGAAGATCCGCCGCATCATCGCCGACGACTTCCAGCGCGCCTTTGCCCAGTGCGACGTGATCATGGGCCCGGTGGCGCCGACGGTGGCGTGGAAGCTGGGCGAGAAGACCTCGGACCCGGTGCAGATGTACCTGGCCGACATCTTCACGCTGTCGACCAGCCTGGCCGGCCTGCCCGGCATGAGCGTGCCGTGCGGCTTCGGCGAGGGCAACATGCCGGTGGGCCTGCAGCTGATCGGCAATTACTTCGACGAAGCGCGCCTGCTGCAGGCCGCGCACGCGTTCCAGCAGGCGACCGACTGGCACCTGCGCCGCCCGGCCAAGGCCTGA
- the gatC gene encoding Asp-tRNA(Asn)/Glu-tRNA(Gln) amidotransferase subunit GatC, translating to MALDLSDVKRIAHLARIETSDDEAAQTLAQLNNFFSLVEQMQAVDTTGIEPQAHPLSAVRDMVQRLREDVVTETDRRADYQRPAPATENGLYLVPKVIE from the coding sequence ATGGCCCTCGACCTATCCGACGTCAAGCGCATTGCCCACCTCGCCCGCATCGAAACCAGCGATGACGAGGCCGCCCAGACGCTTGCGCAGCTGAACAACTTTTTCTCGCTGGTCGAGCAGATGCAGGCGGTCGACACCACCGGCATCGAACCGCAGGCGCACCCGCTGTCGGCAGTGCGCGACATGGTTCAGCGCCTGCGCGAGGACGTGGTCACCGAAACCGACCGCCGCGCAGACTATCAGCGCCCCGCGCCCGCCACCGAAAACGGCCTGTACCTGGTGCCCAAGGTCATCGAATGA
- a CDS encoding rod shape-determining protein, protein MFGFLRSYFSNDLAIDLGTANTLIYMRDKGIVLDEPSVVAIRQEGGPNAKKTITAVGKEAKQMLGKVPGNIEAIRPMKDGVIADFTVTEQMLKQFIKMVHDSKLLRPSPRIIICVPCGSTQVERRAIRESALGAGASQVYLIEEPMSAAIGAGLPVSEPSGSMVVDIGGGTTEVGIISLGGMVYKGSVRVGGDKFDEAIVNYIRRNYGMLIGEQTAEAIKKEIGSAFPGSEVREMEVKGRNLSEGIPRAFTVSSNEILEALTDPLNQIVSAVKIALEQTPPELGADIAERGMMLTGGGALLRDLDRLLAEETGLPVLVAEDPLTCVVRGSGMALERMDKLGSIFSYE, encoded by the coding sequence ATGTTCGGATTTCTCCGCAGCTACTTCTCCAACGACCTGGCGATCGACCTCGGCACCGCCAACACGCTGATCTACATGCGCGACAAGGGCATCGTGCTGGACGAGCCCTCGGTCGTTGCGATCCGCCAGGAAGGCGGCCCCAACGCCAAGAAGACCATCACGGCGGTGGGCAAGGAAGCCAAGCAGATGCTGGGCAAGGTCCCGGGCAACATCGAGGCGATCCGCCCGATGAAGGACGGCGTGATCGCCGACTTCACCGTGACCGAGCAGATGCTCAAGCAATTCATCAAGATGGTGCATGACAGCAAGCTGCTGCGCCCGAGCCCGCGCATCATCATCTGCGTGCCGTGCGGCTCGACCCAGGTCGAGCGCCGCGCCATCCGCGAATCGGCGCTGGGCGCCGGTGCCAGCCAGGTCTACCTGATCGAGGAGCCGATGTCGGCGGCGATCGGCGCCGGTCTGCCGGTGTCGGAGCCGTCGGGCTCGATGGTGGTGGATATCGGCGGCGGCACCACCGAGGTGGGCATCATCTCGCTGGGCGGCATGGTCTACAAGGGCTCGGTGCGCGTCGGCGGCGACAAGTTCGACGAGGCCATCGTCAACTACATCCGCCGCAACTACGGCATGCTGATCGGCGAGCAGACCGCCGAGGCGATCAAGAAGGAAATCGGCTCGGCCTTCCCGGGCTCCGAAGTCCGCGAGATGGAAGTCAAGGGCCGCAACCTGTCCGAAGGCATCCCGCGCGCCTTCACCGTGTCGTCCAACGAAATCCTGGAAGCCCTGACCGATCCGCTGAACCAGATCGTGTCCGCGGTGAAGATCGCGCTGGAACAGACCCCGCCCGAACTGGGCGCCGACATCGCCGAGCGCGGCATGATGCTGACCGGCGGCGGCGCGCTGCTGCGCGACCTGGACCGCCTGCTGGCCGAGGAAACCGGCCTGCCGGTGCTGGTCGCCGAAGACCCGCTGACCTGCGTGGTGCGCGGCTCCGGCATGGCGCTGGAACGCATGGACAAGCTCGGCAGCATCTTCTCCTACGAGTAA
- the mreC gene encoding rod shape-determining protein MreC translates to MDYSPPPLFKQGTSAVARLVLYVGIALALLVVDARFDALRVGRQVAATVLMPVERLVLAPRDALRTMFDYAQSSATLATENRELRQNAVQQAQASVRQAQLEAENNQLRKLLGLAQQSATPVTAAEILYDARDPYSQRIVIDKGSQHGLRAGYPVIDERGVVGQVTRVSPFQSEVTLLTDKDQAIPVQVVRNGLRSVAFGGARAGHLDLRFMAAAADLQQGDLLVTSGLDGTYPPGLPVAKIVQIERKADTAFSRVYCEPVAGVRAHRQLLVVRYDANIPAREAVEARPEAPVKGAKSAAARAAADSAAAAKASPAKEAPR, encoded by the coding sequence ATGGATTACTCCCCTCCGCCGCTCTTCAAGCAAGGCACCTCGGCCGTCGCCAGGCTGGTCCTGTACGTGGGCATCGCGCTGGCGCTGCTGGTGGTCGATGCCCGTTTCGACGCGCTGCGCGTAGGGCGGCAGGTCGCCGCCACCGTGCTGATGCCGGTCGAGCGCCTGGTGCTGGCGCCGCGCGACGCGTTGCGCACCATGTTCGACTATGCGCAGTCGTCGGCGACGCTCGCCACCGAGAACCGCGAGCTGCGCCAGAACGCCGTGCAGCAAGCCCAGGCCTCGGTGCGCCAGGCTCAGCTCGAGGCCGAGAACAACCAGCTGCGCAAGCTGCTGGGCCTGGCACAGCAGTCGGCCACGCCGGTGACGGCGGCCGAGATCCTGTATGACGCGCGCGACCCGTACAGCCAGCGCATCGTCATCGACAAGGGCAGCCAGCACGGCCTGCGCGCCGGCTATCCGGTGATCGACGAGCGCGGCGTGGTCGGGCAGGTGACGCGCGTGTCGCCGTTCCAGTCCGAGGTGACGCTGCTGACCGACAAGGACCAGGCGATTCCGGTGCAGGTGGTGCGCAACGGGCTGCGCAGCGTCGCCTTCGGCGGCGCCCGCGCGGGCCACCTGGATCTGCGCTTCATGGCCGCCGCCGCCGACCTGCAGCAGGGCGACCTGCTGGTGACCTCGGGCCTGGATGGCACCTATCCGCCGGGCCTGCCGGTGGCGAAGATCGTGCAGATCGAGCGCAAGGCCGATACCGCGTTCTCGCGCGTCTATTGCGAGCCGGTCGCCGGCGTGCGCGCGCACCGCCAGCTGCTGGTGGTGCGCTACGACGCCAACATCCCGGCGCGCGAAGCGGTCGAGGCCCGGCCGGAAGCGCCGGTTAAGGGCGCCAAGTCGGCCGCGGCACGCGCCGCCGCCGACAGCGCCGCGGCCGCCAAGGCCTCGCCCGCCAAGGAGGCACCACGGTGA
- the mreD gene encoding rod shape-determining protein MreD, translating into MTNPQYLLRPVNPAFIAFSFVLAFLFNLMPWGTTLWIPDMVALVLVFWNIHQPRKVGMGVAFLLGLLMDVHDARLLGEHALAYTLLAYFAITIHRRVLWFTVYTQALHVLPLLFIAHAVPVLIRLAMGAPLPGWPLLLAPAIEALLWPLATSLLLAPQRRSTDVDETRPI; encoded by the coding sequence GTGACCAATCCCCAATACCTGCTGCGGCCGGTCAATCCGGCCTTTATCGCCTTCAGCTTCGTGCTGGCGTTCCTGTTCAACCTGATGCCGTGGGGCACCACGCTGTGGATCCCGGACATGGTGGCGCTGGTGCTGGTGTTCTGGAACATCCACCAGCCGCGCAAGGTGGGCATGGGCGTGGCCTTCCTGCTGGGCCTGCTGATGGACGTGCACGATGCGCGCCTGCTGGGCGAGCATGCGCTGGCCTACACGCTGCTGGCCTACTTCGCCATCACCATCCACCGCCGCGTGCTGTGGTTCACCGTCTATACCCAGGCGCTGCACGTGCTGCCGCTGCTGTTTATCGCGCACGCGGTGCCGGTGCTGATCCGGCTGGCCATGGGCGCGCCGCTGCCGGGCTGGCCGCTGCTGCTGGCGCCGGCGATCGAGGCGCTGCTGTGGCCGCTGGCCACCAGCCTGCTGCTGGCGCCACAGCGCCGCTCGACCGATGTCGACGAGACCCGGCCGATCTGA
- the mrdA gene encoding penicillin-binding protein 2, which translates to MTEIRNVELEIGRFRIRVAAAALFTVICFGLLFSRFLWLQWYKHDQYSAKAEDNRISVAPIEPNRGIIMDRNGIVLARNYSAYTLEITPSKLTDTLENTIEGLSALVEIQPRDRRRFKRLMEESRSFESLPIRSQLTDEEVARFSAQRFRFPGVDVRARLFRQYPLGESASHVIGYLGRISQRDQERIEAMDEANDADGAKYDPRKDADNYKGTNYIGKIGLEQSYESELHGLTGFEEVEVSAGGRPIRTLSTSPATPGNNLILSLDIRLQQLAEALYGNRRGALVAIEPSTGDILAFVSKPTFDPNLFVEGIDTTTWNELNGSPDKPLLNRPLRGTYPPGSTYKPFMALAALTTGKRTAAWGMSDPGYFTLGNHTFRDDKPGGHGWVDMHSSIVHSCDTYYYALARDMGVNGIHDFMKPLGFGQITGIDIEGESRGILPSTDWKRKAYRKPEQQKWYDGETISLGIGQGYNSFTILQLAQATSVIVNDGKVMKPHLVKAIEDAVTRKRTLTVPKESYTIPLKQSDINVIKRAMVAVTHSGTAARVFAGAAYESAGKTGTAQTYSLSKGEKYNHHALAEHKRDHSLYTAFAPADNPRIAIALIVENAGFGAAVAAPIARKVMDYYLTGKWPAELEAIAPPAGERLAGRAPVDTPSVFTTGQTASIASATVMSGGGAPASGAAASAVAAASAAQLPTPEAIAATLDPDAIAPASAVQTLDQRMLQALGHSKPQTPAPASATVVPAKAPAPKPRVKPVAAKAASGADATR; encoded by the coding sequence ATGACCGAAATCCGCAACGTCGAACTGGAAATCGGCCGCTTCCGCATCCGCGTGGCGGCGGCGGCGCTGTTTACGGTGATCTGCTTCGGCCTGCTGTTCTCGCGCTTCCTGTGGCTGCAGTGGTACAAGCATGACCAGTACTCGGCCAAGGCCGAGGACAACCGGATTTCGGTGGCGCCGATCGAGCCCAACCGCGGCATCATCATGGACCGCAACGGGATCGTGCTGGCGCGCAACTATTCGGCGTACACGCTGGAGATCACCCCGTCCAAGCTGACCGATACGCTGGAAAACACCATCGAAGGCCTGTCGGCGCTGGTCGAGATCCAGCCGCGCGACCGGCGCCGCTTCAAGCGTCTGATGGAGGAATCGCGCAGCTTCGAAAGCCTGCCGATCCGCAGCCAGCTGACCGACGAAGAGGTGGCGCGCTTTTCGGCGCAGCGCTTCCGCTTCCCCGGCGTCGACGTGCGCGCGCGGCTGTTCCGCCAGTACCCGCTGGGCGAGTCGGCCTCGCACGTGATCGGCTACCTGGGCCGGATCTCGCAGCGCGACCAGGAGCGCATCGAGGCCATGGACGAGGCCAACGATGCCGACGGCGCGAAGTATGACCCGCGCAAGGATGCCGACAACTACAAGGGCACCAACTACATCGGCAAGATCGGCCTGGAGCAGAGCTACGAAAGCGAGCTGCACGGGCTGACCGGCTTCGAGGAAGTGGAAGTCAGCGCGGGCGGCCGACCCATCCGCACGCTGTCCACTTCGCCCGCCACGCCCGGCAACAACCTGATCCTGTCGCTCGACATCCGCCTGCAGCAGCTGGCCGAGGCGCTCTATGGCAACCGCCGCGGCGCACTGGTGGCGATCGAGCCGTCCACCGGCGACATCCTGGCCTTCGTCTCCAAGCCGACCTTCGACCCCAACCTGTTCGTCGAGGGCATCGACACCACTACCTGGAACGAGCTCAACGGCTCGCCCGACAAGCCGCTGCTGAACCGGCCCCTCAGGGGCACCTATCCGCCGGGATCGACCTACAAGCCTTTCATGGCGCTGGCGGCGCTCACCACCGGCAAGCGCACCGCGGCATGGGGCATGTCCGACCCGGGCTACTTCACGCTGGGCAACCACACCTTCCGCGACGACAAGCCGGGCGGCCATGGCTGGGTCGACATGCACAGCTCGATCGTGCATTCATGCGACACCTATTACTACGCGCTGGCGCGCGACATGGGCGTCAACGGCATCCACGACTTCATGAAGCCGCTGGGCTTCGGCCAGATCACGGGCATCGACATCGAGGGCGAAAGCCGCGGCATCCTGCCGTCGACCGACTGGAAGCGCAAGGCCTACCGCAAGCCGGAGCAGCAGAAGTGGTATGACGGCGAGACCATCTCGCTGGGCATCGGCCAGGGCTACAACAGCTTTACCATCCTGCAGCTGGCGCAGGCGACCTCGGTGATCGTCAACGACGGCAAGGTGATGAAGCCGCACCTGGTCAAGGCCATCGAAGACGCGGTCACGCGCAAGCGCACGCTGACCGTGCCCAAGGAAAGCTACACCATCCCGCTCAAGCAGTCCGACATCAACGTGATCAAGCGCGCCATGGTGGCGGTGACGCACTCGGGCACGGCCGCGCGCGTGTTTGCCGGCGCCGCCTACGAGTCCGCGGGCAAGACCGGCACGGCGCAGACCTACAGCCTGTCCAAGGGCGAGAAGTACAACCACCACGCGCTCGCCGAGCACAAGCGCGACCACTCGCTGTACACGGCGTTCGCGCCGGCCGACAACCCCAGGATCGCGATTGCGCTGATCGTCGAGAACGCCGGCTTCGGCGCCGCGGTGGCCGCGCCGATCGCGCGCAAGGTGATGGACTACTACCTGACCGGCAAGTGGCCCGCCGAGCTGGAGGCGATCGCGCCGCCCGCCGGCGAGCGCCTCGCCGGCCGCGCGCCGGTGGATACGCCGAGCGTGTTCACCACCGGCCAGACCGCCAGTATTGCCAGCGCCACGGTGATGTCCGGCGGCGGCGCCCCGGCCAGCGGCGCGGCCGCCAGTGCGGTGGCGGCGGCCTCGGCCGCGCAGTTGCCGACGCCCGAGGCGATCGCCGCGACGCTGGATCCCGATGCGATTGCCCCGGCCTCGGCGGTGCAGACGCTGGACCAGCGCATGCTGCAGGCGCTTGGCCACAGCAAGCCGCAGACCCCGGCGCCGGCCTCCGCGACGGTCGTGCCGGCCAAGGCGCCCGCGCCCAAACCACGTGTCAAGCCGGTCGCTGCCAAGGCAGCCAGCGGTGCCGACGCCACCCGCTGA